The sequence GCTTTACCTTGAATTGTCTTGTACTttataaattctttttttttcttaagcaaCTTTATTGGAAAATTACTACTTCTAACTGGTCACTCTATCAACCCCAAAttaaaataagtaaaatttACTAAATATGTGAGATATTATGGTCATAAGCGAAAAAGAACACATTAAACATGATAGCTATCTTTATTGGGAACGTTGAGATAATAATCCCACATCGATTACCCCAAAAGGTTTTTATTGCCTCATATAACTATAAGTCCCACCACCCAATAATTCGAGGTTTTGAGTTGGATATTTAGTGCACATGTATACAACCCTATCTTGCCTACCTACATGTTAGGGTTTTTAAAAACTATCCCAACCTGGTCCATGTGCACCCTTATCTCAAACAAATGGTTCTCAAAAGCTAAAATATGTGGTTGGAGGTCCCTCAACATGCAATTAACTTCATAATCCTAAGGATTCATATTTTACAAGTATCGAAATAAAAATACTAGACCATCTCTTTGATGATATATATTGAAAAATTCCTCTATTTATTTAAGGGACAAGCATACACATTCGCATTCCACTCTCCTCATTAATGGTGTGGATCTGTTGTATACAATTACTGATctaaactctcttttttttttttttttttttttttttttttaacacacaATTCTTGGTCTACCAAAAATCTTTTCCTTCGATGACTCATATGATTTCATTATGCATTGCATGTTCATCCATCTCCCTTTAAAAGGAGACATCCCTACTAATATATTTAGTACTGAACACCttcatttaattttcttttgtcttatttttaaaGATATTTAATGCAGATTATTTAAATAAAGGTAAAACTATGTCAGCTCATAtaggaactactatttttttttttttcataaaataagaACTGCATTAAATGTTATATTAAAATCCAATTCAACATTTTGAAAACCAATTtattttgttgaaaaaaaatccctttttagTTACATTAAATACTATATTAAACaacttttaaaataaataaataactaagggcgagtggtagcaaGATGTatgtattgcaatcttattttcactttcttttaatattaaccgtccatttaatattagattaatctaagccatctattagttttttatattataatcaATTCCTaatttttagggtggagagatgacagTCACTTATCTTTAACTTGTTGTGATGGTCACAACATACGTAACCATTTCAATTTCTTCCCTTCCAAAGGGCAACTAGAGACAGTAGGATAAtgatagctctctctctctctctgcataattttctctttctttccatcATTCTTGTATGGTCACAACATACGTAACCATTTCAATTTCTTCCCTTCCAATCCTTTAAGGAAGAAGTGAAAACAAAATTTAATCGGGTGAGAGGTTTTCTAGATGATGAATCCTTGTGCGAGAGGTTTTCTAGAGGATGAATCCTTGTGTGACAAAGATTCATGAAAGAGGATGAATTGGTTAGTAATGACCAACTGTCATCATGACAATCGATTTCAGGTAAACAGAGAGGGAAAAGATTAACACTTAAATCTCACTCAGCAATATCGACAATTATTAATAAAGAACGTTCTGCATTCCTATTTTCCCGCACGTATCTCAACCATTTTGCAAGACACCTTTGGGCTTTGGGTATGTCTCTCTTCAACAATAATCCAGTCTAAATACACTGTTGGCATGCACAAATTATTACATGATCCCCTTTCATAAGCTATCATATATTGCTAACACTAAAGACCTACACATACTACACTGAACCTACTAATTACCATGGTCCTTCACTGAGAGAGCCAACAGGTTCAAAATTAACGGACCAGATTCATCATCACCAAAACCCCACCACAGTTACAGCCGACCACTTCTAAGACCTACTAACTCAGATTTAAAGGACCAGACCAAGGTGGGATGCGAACCAGTGTATTAACGTGTATACGAGGAACCATGTTTGCATGAGTAGGGTGGAAAACCTGGTCGAACCGGTAAACCGGAGGAATTAAATCCTCCTCCTGAGCTTCATTAATCCTCCTAAATCCTCCACTCTCCAAGTTTAACAAGAACAACCTACGCTCCTCCGGCCACCACAGGATCATCTCACCCTCTACAAACCCAAGTGGCATCACCTCATTGGCAAACTTCGACAATGGATACACCAAAGGAGACTCAATCCACAACAACCCAACGCTTTTCTCTCTGGTCCAAATCGGTCTCTTCTTATTGGAGAAATCAGTGAGAGTCCACAGCTCCAAACTCTGTGTGATACCACCAGATACAATATGATTCGCAAAGCAAAGCCGACCGTCCATCTCCACCAACGAGTAGACCCCACTTTCACAATGAGGGTGTGGGGTCTTCTGGAACCACTCAGCATTAACGTCTAGAGAAAGTATGAACCCATCGAAGTAGTTAGGAGAAGCAGCTCTAGGCTGCTTTCGTCTCCATTGCTCATACCGTTGGCTGCTACAATGCGCTACGTAGTGAAGTGAATCATTCCCGAGAACAGGTGGATACCTACGCGGCCCATCACAGTAAGAATGTGGAGGACGGTTTCTGGCCGTCCTCCATTGGTCATCTTTCCCTATAGTAAACACTTCACACACTATGTGTCTCCGGTTCTCAAGCTCAAAAAAACGAGAGACCAAACACATCACCTTGTATTCTCCTGTTCCAGAGTGATAACCTAAGGCGCAGAGATGGTTTGTATCATCGAAGAACCCTAGCTCAATGGGTGGTAACTGTTTGATCTCACCTGTTGCAGGGTTCAGAATATAGTGTCTGAAGTAAGTTGAAGGGAAGGACTCTTCAAGGAGGAGAAGGCCGTGTAGAGAAGAAGCTACACGGATATAGTGGAAGCAAGTCAAAGGGTGACCTTTGAAGTAGGTTCTGGTTTCATTagagaggttgaagaagaagaatgggtcatccttgatttttcttttagggtCAAAGGTGACACCAGGAGCTTGGATGATGAGTTCAGGTTTGGGTTTAAGACGATGGGCTTTGATGAAGTTAGGGCTTCTGGTTAACCAGTTGATATACTTGGATACAAGACGAAGGTAACAGATGGACTTAACGTCCAAGCGAAGTAAGATGTCAAAGAGGACTTCATAAGGAAGGAAGGTGAGAGACCTGAGTCTacttctcatcatcatcatctttctGGGTTTCTGGGTTTCTTCATGTTCACTTCTTATtttaaaagaagagaagaagaagagacatgGATATATCACTAGTGAAGATCACTGCAGAGTGCGTCACTCACTAAGAAGGGACAGAAGGTTCAGAGATGGAAAGTGATGGAAGAAGGTGAGGTGGAAGAGAGTGGGGTTTTATTGAAATCTTATGTTTGTTTATAACGGTCTACCGGTTAAAAGTGGGTGGGACTGAGAAGAGATTTGCCTTGTTGCATGAATTAGGATGGTTGAACCAATGAGAGATCGACAAGCAAAGTAAAAGTGACAGACATGAAACAGTTTTGATGGACAGCCTGAGGTACTCAGTAGTCACTACTAAATGATAAGTACTAGGATGCTTTGTTTTACCGAGGAGTACGTACAAGCTAGTAATGTTGTTGTTCTCTCAAACTCTCCATTCAACGGGAAAGTCAATTAATCAGACTTCGTAAATGAAGAATTAACAAACTGACTGCCTCAGAATTCTTACACGATTAGATAGTTTTTATCGTTTCTTAGGTGGAAACTGGTTAACTTGACagtacccaaaaaataaaaaaagctgaCCCTTCCTTACACTTGTGTGGGATGACGATAATGGAAAGAGGTTAAGTCCGAATGTATCATGGTTAGAGAGTCAGAGGTGCAAGTTTGGCTCTGTCTCGGCCCAGAGCCCAAATAAGTTTGGGGTTGAGATACACTAGCATTGAGTAGTTAGGATAGAAATTTTCAGGCCCTCAGTAAGGGCCTAGCGAGATTAGGGTTGGCGCCTCGGGCTAAGcccaccccaacccaacctaacctggccctatcttcttcttcttctcctccttgacCCAGTCCATCCATACCTGATCCTTGCATCTCCCTTTCCCCTCCTTATGGTCAGTTTTCGCCTAGCCCGACCCTAGGGGTGGGTTGAGAAGGGGTTTTCCTACTAGGCtgtgtggcccttgcaccaaCGCGAGGCTAATGGCAACTCCAGCACAAGCATCCAAGAGGATGGGCACGTAGGGTGATTATTTCACTGCCCCATGTAAGAGGGTGCAAGGCGATATAgccaaacaaatttttttttttccttattttattctctattctctatttattttttatttttttccttataataTTATAGTACAGTTTCCTACCAATGAAGGATggatgtcctaagttcgactcccactaggcacatcttgggccactcacacggagtgtttagtgctcttcactgctttcaatgaaagttgaatggtgcTCATTCAgccccggtatgacccgatccatacgattgtggggtcagtatggacccgtgggaatagtcaggccaaaggcctggatacccgtcgttagcaaaaaaaaaaaatgatcaaatcaTTCAGTAAATAGTTTTAACAAGGAGAGGAGTGTAGGGAATATACAAAAATATGCACACTAACGTCGTGacaatctttttccctgctTTGAATTTTATAGTTTTTAAGAACTCATTCTTATGATATAGGTCATGAGAGGGAGTTTCAAACACTTAAATGACCTAATTTTCCATAGACAAAC is a genomic window of Macadamia integrifolia cultivar HAES 741 chromosome 13, SCU_Mint_v3, whole genome shotgun sequence containing:
- the LOC122058991 gene encoding F-box protein CPR1-like — its product is MMMMRSRLRSLTFLPYEVLFDILLRLDVKSICYLRLVSKYINWLTRSPNFIKAHRLKPKPELIIQAPGVTFDPKRKIKDDPFFFFNLSNETRTYFKGHPLTCFHYIRVASSLHGLLLLEESFPSTYFRHYILNPATGEIKQLPPIELGFFDDTNHLCALGYHSGTGEYKVMCLVSRFFELENRRHIVCEVFTIGKDDQWRTARNRPPHSYCDGPRRYPPVLGNDSLHYVAHCSSQRYEQWRRKQPRAASPNYFDGFILSLDVNAEWFQKTPHPHCESGVYSLVEMDGRLCFANHIVSGGITQSLELWTLTDFSNKKRPIWTREKSVGLLWIESPLVYPLSKFANEVMPLGFVEGEMILWWPEERRLFLLNLESGGFRRINEAQEEDLIPPVYRFDQVFHPTHANMVPRIHVNTLVRIPPWSGPLNLS